Within Methanoculleus horonobensis, the genomic segment GGCCGCGACCTTCTCCCGGGCCTCTTCCGTCTCCGCGTAGGTATAGGCCGGTTTCTGGATGAAGTCGCAGGCGATGCCGTATTCCCTGACGAGGGACGCTATCGTCTCGATCGCCGCCTGGTTCGCTTCGGCATACTGCTGCGCCGGCCTGCCCCCGAACCGGTCGATGAGCTCCTTGTAGATCAGCCGGTGGAGCGCCGTGACCTTCGCCGTCGTGTGCCCGGTCACCCCGTGACAGATCCGGTTCCCCTCGAGCAGGGTGACCGCGTAACCGGCCCGTTTGAGCAGGACGGCGGTGGTGATCCCGGTGATGCCGCCGCCGATCACCACCACATCGGTCTCCAGGTTCCCCGGCAGCGGGGGATGCGGCGTCTCCGCCGCGGTAGTCTCCATCCAGAACGACCCGTGCCTGCCCGGCAGGCCATATGCACCCGGCCCATGCTCCATACGTCCAGCCTCCTTCTGCCCGCCCGGCCTTCTGTTCAGGCGGCGGCGGGCGGTCAGCATTATGCCGGGAGCATATATAGGTATGGAACGCGCCTCCCCTCTGGCACCCGTCCCGCGATTCTGCAGGGCACGGTGCCGGGAGCGCCGGGCCCTCCCCGCCGTTACGCATAAGAACGATCGCGAGCATGGGGGGAGCGATCAGGATGAGCGCAATTCACACCATCGACGACTATGAGCGGTATATCGGCAAAGAGGCCGTGAATCGTATCAAGGCGAAGGCACGGCCGCTCCGTGACATGCACGTCATGCACATGAACTCCACCTACTACGGCGGAGGGGTCTCGCAGATCCTCGCGTCCCTGACCCTCCTGATGAACAGTCTCGGGATACAGACCGGGTGGCGCGTCATCCACGGCCCCCCGGACTTCTTCAGCGTGACGAAGAAGTTCCATAACGCGCTGCAGGGTGGCGAGATCAACATGACCGGCCGCAAGAAGGAGATCTACGAGAGCGTCGTTCACGAGAACGCCATACGAAACCACCTCGATCACGACGTGGTCATCATCCACGACCCGCAGCCGCTCCCGCTGATCACCCATTACCGGAAGAAGAGCCCCTGGATATGGCGCTGCCACCTCGACCTCACCGCACCGAACCGGAAGGTCTGGAACTACCTCGTCCCGTTCATCGAGAAATACGACGCCGTCATCCTCTCCTGCGGGGAGTACCGGCGGGATCTCGGAAGACCGCAGGTCTTCTTCACGCCCGGGATCGATCCCTTCTCCATCGTGAACAAGGACCTCTCCGAGAGCGCCATCGACGAACGCCTCGAGCATTACGGCATCCCGACCGATCTCCCCCTCGTCGTGCAGATCTCCCGGTTCGACCGCTGGAAGGATCCCGAAGGGGTCATCCGGGCGTTCCAGAAGGCCCGGAAGGAGGAGGAGTGCACCCTGGTTCTCGTCGGGAACGTCGCGACCGACGACCCGGAGGGCGCGGAGGTCTACCGGTCGCTCCTCGCCCACAGAAACGAGCGGATCATCGTCAAGAGCGTCCAGGACGGAGCGCTCGTGAACGCGCTTCAGCGCCGGGCCGCGGTCGTTCTCCAGAAGTCCATCCGGGAGGGGTTCGGGCTGACGGTATCGGAGGCGATGTGGAAGGGCGCGGCGGTGATCGGCGGGAACGTCGGCGGCATCCGCCAGCAGATAGAAGACGGGAAGAGCGGGTTCCTGGTCTCGGCCGTCGACGAGGCGGCGGATCGGATCGTCCGGCTGCTCCGCGACCCCGATCTCCGCGACCGTATGGGCAACGCAGCGCGTGAGCGGGTGCGGGAGCACTTCCTCTTCACCCGCACGGTCGAGCAGTACCTCGACCTGATCGGCTCGTTCGAGCCGGAGTTCCGGCTGAGAGAGGACGTGGGGTTGTCGTGCGGGTGAGCGGGGGGCGGTGGGGAGCGGGTCCGGGCTATTGGTGTCGCAGGATGTGGGATTGTCTGCGCACCTTCTGGTGCTCAAACTCATGCCTTATGGGCGGACATTCTTGTCTGATTGTCTGTCACTATGCACGGTTTTCGAGGGGACGTCGCCACGCACTGCCCGCCCCCCCGAAGGGGGCGGAACGACTTCCCCGCAGGGGAAGGAGTTTGAGCACCGTCAGGTGCGAATGAGGAGCGCGAAGCGCGGGCGGTGGGGGTTATGGGTATCTCATTATGGGGTAGAGACAGGGGAGGGGGGCGAGCCCCCCTCCCCGTCAGCCCCTCGCACCTAACGGTGCTCGTGCTCCTGCCCTTCAGCCAGTCGCACTCCCCCAATGGCGATATTCCCACGGTCCACTGCACCGAGCTTGTTCCTCATTTCGGCTGTTTAGTCTGTCGTACAGCAAAGACCTCAGGTCTTCTCACGCTCTGGTTCTTACGAACTACGAACTGTCACACATCAAAGGCCGTCGCCCTTCTCGAACTCCTGCCATCCCATCCTTCACAGCTCGCACCTTTGGTGCTCATGCTCCGTTCTTATCAGGACGTCACAACCCACACCCGCCGGCGCTCAAGTTCCGACCTCCCCCTCCCCCGCACCCACCCGGAACCGGAAATAATCCCCCCTATCCGCCAGAGCCTCTTGCGAGCAAACCCGAGCATTTTTCTGCAATCGGAGACGACCACTTATCCGTGAGTTCAATGGATATCCAGGTAATCGGTGTCCGGAATCTTCCCCTGATCCAGCGAGGAGACGATCTTCCCGCCCTGATCTGCGAACAGATCGCGTTCGAGGACGGGGACATCCTCACCGTCGCCTCGTCCGTCTACTCGAAAGCAAAGGGCTTCACCCGCGAACTCGCCGCCATCGTCCCCGGTGCGGACGCCGTGCGGATCGCGGCAAAGACAAAGGAGGACCCGCGCTTCGTCCAGGCGGTGCTGGACTCGTCCACCGACATCCTGCTCGAATACCCGTTCATCCTCTCTGAGGTGCCGTCCGGCCACATCGGTGTCCGGGCGGGCGTCGACCACAGCAACGTCGAAGACGGCCTGATCATCATCCTCCCGCCCGACCCCATGGACGCCGCCGCCGATCTCCGGGACGCCATCCGCCGCATCACCGGA encodes:
- a CDS encoding coenzyme F420-0:L-glutamate ligase; this encodes MDIQVIGVRNLPLIQRGDDLPALICEQIAFEDGDILTVASSVYSKAKGFTRELAAIVPGADAVRIAAKTKEDPRFVQAVLDSSTDILLEYPFILSEVPSGHIGVRAGVDHSNVEDGLIIILPPDPMDAAADLRDAIRRITGKDVRVIVTDTCGRAFRRGQTGTAIGWAGMTAIDDYRGDTDLFGHVLEITEEAVVDEIAAFANFVMGESHQGVPAVVFRNCRAWNGHDSVYFTPKEDIIRTALKENKKD
- a CDS encoding glycosyltransferase produces the protein MSAIHTIDDYERYIGKEAVNRIKAKARPLRDMHVMHMNSTYYGGGVSQILASLTLLMNSLGIQTGWRVIHGPPDFFSVTKKFHNALQGGEINMTGRKKEIYESVVHENAIRNHLDHDVVIIHDPQPLPLITHYRKKSPWIWRCHLDLTAPNRKVWNYLVPFIEKYDAVILSCGEYRRDLGRPQVFFTPGIDPFSIVNKDLSESAIDERLEHYGIPTDLPLVVQISRFDRWKDPEGVIRAFQKARKEEECTLVLVGNVATDDPEGAEVYRSLLAHRNERIIVKSVQDGALVNALQRRAAVVLQKSIREGFGLTVSEAMWKGAAVIGGNVGGIRQQIEDGKSGFLVSAVDEAADRIVRLLRDPDLRDRMGNAARERVREHFLFTRTVEQYLDLIGSFEPEFRLREDVGLSCG